A genomic stretch from Puntigrus tetrazona isolate hp1 chromosome 6, ASM1883169v1, whole genome shotgun sequence includes:
- the LOC122346744 gene encoding MICOS complex subunit mic25a-like, with protein MGAADSRSRSVSYGLDEQDNVTVIHGVKLSGDVLQRMRESGPSSSSSSSSLKAESTKPEPGPSRPSSTETRRSSEDGSSASRLWSRKSWPGSAVEREISGDDIKTRQEVDKTHNLCERTGKQCVIVLQSFRWAERRSFCNVSSSRCCFFSRCFLSG; from the exons ATGGGGGCCGCGGACAGCAGGAGCAGGTCTGTGTCGTACGGACTCGACGAACAGGACAATGTCACGGTTATACACGGAGTAA AGTTGTCCGGAGATGTTCTTCAGCGGATGCGAGAGTCTggaccatcatcatcatcatcatcatcatcactcaAAGCAGAGAGCACCAAACCTGAACCAG GGCCGTCCAGACCGTCCTCCACAGAGACCAGGAGGAGCTCAGAAGAC GGTTCGAGCGCGAGCAGGCTCTGGTCCAGGAAGAGTTGGCCCGGATCAGCcgtagagagagagatatcagGAGACGATATAAAGACACGGCAGGAAGTAGACAAAACACACAACCTg TGTGAAAGAACAGGAAAGCAGTGTGTGATTGTGCTCCAGTCCTTCAGATGGGCAGAGAGGAGATCTTTCTGTAACGTTTCCTCATCACGGTGTTGTTTCTTCTCTCGGTGCTTTCTCAGCGGATGA